A single genomic interval of Rhododendron vialii isolate Sample 1 chromosome 3a, ASM3025357v1 harbors:
- the LOC131320386 gene encoding uncharacterized protein LOC131320386 → MRYSKFISHSSFLFSRYSATARQNPKLVLPYIAREYTSPAQQPTERVSAIVDEIAGLTLLEVGDLTEVLRKRLDINEMPVMAVMMPGMGFGGGVRGGGVGAAKGEEKVAVEKTAFDLKLEGGYDAGSKIKIIKEVRACTDLGLKEAKDLVEKAPTLLKKGVPKEEADKIIQKMKEVGAKVTME, encoded by the coding sequence ATGAGGTACTCCAAATTCATTTCTCACTCCTCCTTCCTCTTCTCGCGCTATTCCGCAACCGCTCGTCAAAACCCTAAACTTGTTCTACCATACATTGCTCGGGAATATACGTCTCCCGCGCAGCAGCCGACGGAGAGGGTGTCGGCGATCGTCGACGAGATCGCCGGACTCACATTACTCGAGGTGGGGGATTTGACGGAGGTCTTGAGGAAGAGACTGGACATCAACGAGATGCCGGTGATGGCGGTGATGATGCCGGGGATGGGATTCGGCGGAGGCGTGAGAGGCGGCGGGGTGGGGGCGGCCAAGGGGGAGGAGAAGGTGGCGGTGGAGAAGACCGCGTTTGATTTGAAGCTCGAGGGAGGTTACGATGCGGGGTCAAAGATCAAGATTATAAAGGAAGTGAGGGCTTGTACTGATTTAGGGTTGAAGGAAGCCAAAGATTTGGTGGAGAAGGCGCCTACCCTTTTGAAGAAGGGGGTGCCCAAGGAGGAGGCCGACAAGATTATTCAGAAGATGAAGGAGGTGGGCGCTAAAGTCACCATGGAATGA
- the LOC131320385 gene encoding hypothetical protein At1g04090-like — protein sequence MGSDLYSINNSPKTISKKNKKKPLPIATMFKLPSPLPIWPPGEGFASGTIDLGGLEVCQISSFTKIWATHEGGPDNLGATFFNPSPLPEGFFLLGSYAQPNNTPLFGCILAGKDVLTGNDPSSGTVLKPPTDYTLVFSSESLKIKQDGIGYIWQPTPPDGYKAIGHLVTSSPQKPSPDEIRCVRLDFTDISEIDTWIWGLDTKTVPNGLNVYGLRPTTRGVQALGVLSGTFTAQNGKSDSTSLACLKNSKADFSSSMPNLSQIQALFQAYSPWIYFHPNEQYLPSSVSWFFKNGALLYAKGDESKPVRIEPTGSNLPQGGSNDGAYWLDLPTDKVAKERVKRGDLQDAGVYLHVKPMLGASFTDIVIWIFYPFNGPARAKVKIVNISFDKIGEHVGDWEHVTLRVSNFDGGLKSVYFSEHSRGAWVSASELEFQGGNKPVTYASLHGHAFYPKAGLVLQGSDGIGIRNDTAKGKTVMDTGARSVVVAAEHLGSEIVELPWLDYEREWGPKIEYNLEDELKKVEKLLPGNLKKELEKVIRGLPKEALGEEGPTGPKVKDSWSGDERT from the exons ATGGGTagtgatctttattcaatcaaTAATTCTCCAAAGACGATCtccaagaaaaacaagaagaagccTTTGCCAATTGCAACAATGTTCAAGCTTCCTTCCCCGTTGCCTATTTGGCCACCag GTGAAGGTTTCGCAAGCGGGACAATCGATCTGGGAGGACTAGAAGTGTGTCAAATATCATCTTTCACCAAAATTTGGGCAACCCACGAAGGCGGTCCGGACAATCTCGGGGCAACCTTTTTTAACCCGTCGCCATTGCCCGAAGGATTCTTCCTGCTTGGTTCCTACGCCCAACCCAACAACACGCCCCTCTTCGGGTGCATCCTCGCCGGAAAAGACGTACTCACCGGCAACGACCCATCTTCCGGGACCGTACTAAAGCCGCCAACTGACTATACTCTTGTCTTTAGTAGTGAGTCATTGAAAATTAAACAAGATGGCATTGGCTATATTTGGCAACCAACACCACCTGATGGTTATAAAGCCATCGGCCACCTTGTCACAAGCTCCCCGCAAAAGCCTTCTCCCGACGAAATCAGGTGCGTTCGATTAGATTTCACCGACATATCTGAGATCGATACATGGATCTGGGGATTAGATACGAAGACCGTGCCAAACGGGTTGAATGTGTATGGTCTAAGACCAACCACTAGGGGAGTCCAAGCTCTAGGGGTCCTCAGTGGTACGTTTACAGCCCAAAATGGCAAAAGCGATTCGACATCTCTAGCTTGCTTGAAGAATTCGAAAGctgatttttcttcttctatgcCAAATCTAAGCCAAATCCAGGCATTGTTTCAAGCTTACTCTCCATGGATTTATTTTCATCCCAATGAACAATACTTGCCCTCCTCAGTGAGCTGGTTTTTCAAGAATGGGGCACTGTTGTACGCGAAAGGGGACGAATCCAAGCCCGTTCGAATTGAACCCACTGGCTCAAACCTCCCCCAAGGTGGCTCAAACGATGGTGCCTACTGGTTGGACCTCCCAACAGACAAAGTAGCCAAAGAGAGAGTCAAAAGAGGGGATTTGCAAGATGCAGGGGTTTATTTACACGTGAAACCTATGCTTGGAGCCTCATTCACAGATATTGTCATATGGATTTTCTATCCATTCAATGGGCCAGCCAGGGCTAAGGTTAAGATTGTTAATATTTCCTTTGATAAAATAGGTGAACATGTTGGTGATTGGGAACATGTCACGTTAAGGGTAAGCAATTTCGACGGAGGGTTGAAAAGTGTTTATTTCTCGGAGCACAGCAGAGGAGCATGGGTTAGCGCGTCAGAGCTCGAGTTTCAAGGAGGCAACAAGCCGGTGACATACGCATCGTTGCACGGTCACGCCTTCTACCCGAAGGCGGGACTTGTGCTGCAAGGGAGCGATGGGATAGGGATAAGGAACGACACGGCCAAGGGGAAAACGGTCATGGACACTGGGGCGAGGTCTGTGGTGGTTGCAGCCGAGCACTTGGGATCCGAGATCGTCGAGCTGCCATGGTTGGACTATGAGAGGGAATGGGGTCCCAAAATTGAGTATAACCTGGAAGATGAGCTCAAGAAGGTGGAGAAACTGTTGCCaggaaatttgaaaaaagagtTGGAAAAGGTTATTAGAGGTCTCCCTAAGGAAGCCCTGGGTGAGGAAGGGCCTACTGGCCCCAAAGTTAAAGATAGTTGGAGTGGAGATGAAAGGACTTGA